The following are encoded in a window of Hemicordylus capensis ecotype Gifberg chromosome 12, rHemCap1.1.pri, whole genome shotgun sequence genomic DNA:
- the TMEM120A gene encoding ion channel TACAN isoform X2, producing MSRRCSAAECLRDWEELQGGFQRVQDSHRLYKQKLEELTKLQDEISNSIGRQKKQLKELSVALVDCKACVSSEEDSLQDIESLIKDRQNVFFEMEAYLPKKNGLYLSLVLGNVNVTLLSKQAKFAYKDEYEKFKLYLTIILILISFTCRFLLNSRIKGWWVFHHYISTFLSGVMLTWPDGLMYQMFRNQFLSFSMYQSFVQFLQYYYQRGCLYRLRALGERHTMDLTVEGFQSWMWRGLTFLLPFLFFGQFWQLFNAVTLFHLARHPECKEWQVLMCSFPFFVLFAGNFFTTLHVVHQKLQDKPKEPKRE from the exons GACAGCCACCGGTTGTACAAGCAGAAGCTGGAGGAGCTGACCAAGCTGCAGGACGAGATCTCCAACTCCATCGGGCGGCAGAAGAAGCAGCTGAAGGAGCTCTCCGTGGCCCTCGTGGA CTGCAAGGCCTGCGTCTCGTCCGAAGAGGACTCCCTCCAAGATATCGAAAGCCTGATCAAAGACCGCCAGAATGTCTTCTTCGAAATGGAAGCCTACCTCCCCAAGAAGAACGG GTTGTACCTGAGCCTTGTGCTGGGGAACGTGAACGTCACTCTGCTCAGCAAACAGGCAAA GTTCGCCTACAAGGACGAGTACGAGAAGTTTAAGCTCTACCTcaccatcatcctcatcctcatctccTTCACCTGCCGATTCCTCCTCAACTCCAG GATTAAGGGCTGGTGGGTTTTCCATCATTACATCTCCACGTTCCTCTCGGGTGTCATGCTCACTTG GCCAGACGGACTCATGTACCAGATGTTCAGAAACCAGTTCCTTTCCTTCTCCATGTATCAGA GCTTCGTCCAGTTTCTTCAGTATTACTACCAAAGGGGCTGTCTGTACCGGCTGAGAGCCCTGGGGGAACGGCACACCATGGACCTCACCGTGG agggcttccagtCATGGATGTGGAGAGGCCTCACCTTCctgctccccttcctcttctttggCCAG TTCTGGCAGCTTTTCAACGCCGTCACCCTCTTCCATCTGGCCAGGCACCCAGAATGCAAGGAGTGGCAG GTCCTGATGTGCAGCTTCCCCTTCTTCGTCCTCTTCGCTGGCAACTTCTTCACCACCCTGCACGTCGTCCACCAGAAACTCCAAGACAAGCCCAAAGAGCCCAAGAGGGAGtga
- the TMEM120A gene encoding ion channel TACAN isoform X1 encodes MSRRCSAAECLRDWEELQGGFQRVQDSHRLYKQKLEELTKLQDEISNSIGRQKKQLKELSVALVDCKACVSSEEDSLQDIESLIKDRQNVFFEMEAYLPKKNGLYLSLVLGNVNVTLLSKQAKFAYKDEYEKFKLYLTIILILISFTCRFLLNSRVTDAVFNFLLVWYYCTLTIRESILINNGSKIKGWWVFHHYISTFLSGVMLTWPDGLMYQMFRNQFLSFSMYQSFVQFLQYYYQRGCLYRLRALGERHTMDLTVEGFQSWMWRGLTFLLPFLFFGQFWQLFNAVTLFHLARHPECKEWQVLMCSFPFFVLFAGNFFTTLHVVHQKLQDKPKEPKRE; translated from the exons GACAGCCACCGGTTGTACAAGCAGAAGCTGGAGGAGCTGACCAAGCTGCAGGACGAGATCTCCAACTCCATCGGGCGGCAGAAGAAGCAGCTGAAGGAGCTCTCCGTGGCCCTCGTGGA CTGCAAGGCCTGCGTCTCGTCCGAAGAGGACTCCCTCCAAGATATCGAAAGCCTGATCAAAGACCGCCAGAATGTCTTCTTCGAAATGGAAGCCTACCTCCCCAAGAAGAACGG GTTGTACCTGAGCCTTGTGCTGGGGAACGTGAACGTCACTCTGCTCAGCAAACAGGCAAA GTTCGCCTACAAGGACGAGTACGAGAAGTTTAAGCTCTACCTcaccatcatcctcatcctcatctccTTCACCTGCCGATTCCTCCTCAACTCCAG GGTGACAGACGCCGTCTTCAACTTCCTCCTGGTCTGGTATTACTGCACCCTGACCATTCGGGAGAGCATCCTCATCAACAACGGGTCCAA GATTAAGGGCTGGTGGGTTTTCCATCATTACATCTCCACGTTCCTCTCGGGTGTCATGCTCACTTG GCCAGACGGACTCATGTACCAGATGTTCAGAAACCAGTTCCTTTCCTTCTCCATGTATCAGA GCTTCGTCCAGTTTCTTCAGTATTACTACCAAAGGGGCTGTCTGTACCGGCTGAGAGCCCTGGGGGAACGGCACACCATGGACCTCACCGTGG agggcttccagtCATGGATGTGGAGAGGCCTCACCTTCctgctccccttcctcttctttggCCAG TTCTGGCAGCTTTTCAACGCCGTCACCCTCTTCCATCTGGCCAGGCACCCAGAATGCAAGGAGTGGCAG GTCCTGATGTGCAGCTTCCCCTTCTTCGTCCTCTTCGCTGGCAACTTCTTCACCACCCTGCACGTCGTCCACCAGAAACTCCAAGACAAGCCCAAAGAGCCCAAGAGGGAGtga